The genomic segment CCCTTTTCAGTTAATGCAAGACTAAGCGCACGGCGATTACTTTCATTGCGCGTCCGTTCTAAAAAACCTGCTTTTACTAATCTGTCCACTATTCCAGATACAGTACTTTTTCCTAGCTTCATCCGTTCCGCTAGTTCTCCAAGCGTAAGTTCAGATTCGTGTTGTAATTCTCTAATCGCCAGGAGTTGCGTCGTGGTTATTTCTCTTTTCGCAGCTTCCTCTGCTAGTACGTGATGTGTCTTTCGTTGTACTTCGCGAAACGAGAAAATAACCTCTTTCACTAATTTTTCTTCCATTGCTTCCCCTCCGTATTGTTCGCTGTCAAATATTTCGCATACGAACTATTAGCCCTATGAATTATACACCTTGAATAATATTTGTCAATGGCTCAAATCCCCTCCCACACTAGAGAAAGCGTTATCAATAAGGCGCGGCAATGAAAATAAAAGTTATATAATTTTTTACATATATAAGATCGCAAAAAAAGCCTCCCTAAAAAAGGAAGACTTTAAGTTTGAATTATTTAGCTAATGCTAATTCCCCGCAAGAACGAACTATTTCTTCTACAAAATAGCTATGAAGTTTGGCAGTAATTGGACCGCGTTTCCCATCACCTACTTGCACGCCATCAATGTGTGTAATTGGGGTGATTTCAATTGTTGTGCTGGAAATAAATACTTCATCTGCTTCACGAAGATCTGTCAGTGTAAAATCTGCTTCACGTACAGGTATTCCGTTTTTTCTAGCCACATCTAGAATTACTTGACGGGTGATACCATTTAAAATTAAATTATCAGCCGCATGTGTCCAAAGTACGCCATCTTTAATGATTGAAACATTCGACGCAGAACATTCGGTAACTTGCTCCCCGCGGTGCAAAATAGCTTCTAGTGCATTTTGTTGATGCGCTTTATTTTTGGCCATAATATTACCTAGTAAACTTAAACTTTTAATATCGCAGCGTAACCAGCGTACATCTTCTTCTGTAATTGCAGTTCCGCCTTCGATAAATTGTTTTTCATTCCGAGGAACCTCACGTGCTGCTGCTGTGAGAACTCCTTCTAATGGAAAATCATCTGGAATAACATGGTTTCGAGGATTTTGAACGCCTCGGGTCACTTGTAAATAGACATTTCCAGTATGAATGTTATTTTCTGCAACTAACTTATCAATTAATTCACGTAGTTCTTCTTTGGAATAAGGAATGACTAAATCGATTTTTGCTGCGCTAGCATACAAGCGTTCGATATGTTCTTCATATGTAAAAAATTGGCCATTATACAAACGAACAACTTCATATACACCGTCTCCAAATTGATAGCCGCGGTCTTCCACGTCTACTGTAGCATCTTCTCTTTCCACTAAATGGTTATTTACTAATACTTTCATCTCAAGACACTCCTTGCATAATTGATTTGTTGGAACTATCTAAAAACTTAATTAAATAGGGAAACTGCTGCAAAACTAAGCTTTGCAGCAGTTAATTTTTTCAATTATACCCCTTACTTCGCTAATTTGTAAAGTGCTTCTGCATAAATTGCTGTAGCTTTTAACAAATCATCAAAATAGCTGAATTCGTCTTTTTGGTGCATCGTATCTTCGCGGCCTGGGAAAAGTGCGCCGAACGCAACACCAGTTTCCATATGACGCGCATAAGTTCCGCCACCAATAGCGAGTAGTGTTGCTTCTTCCCCTGTTTGTTTCGTATAAACTTCTTGTAATGTTTGAATAAGTGGGTGATCTTTTGGTACAAAAAGTGGCTTGGAATCACTGTAATGTGTATATTGAGCATTGTATTCATAGACAACAGTTTGCATTTTATTTTTAAGTTTATCCATGTTTGCAGTAACTGGGTAACGGAAATTAAGTCCGAATTTCCCACCTTCTGCTACATCATAACGAATGACACCAACGTTCATCGTTAATTCGCCACTTTCTTTGTCTTCGTAACCAATCCCAAGTTTCACTGCACGAGAATCTCCAAACAGATAATCCCGGCCAAAGGTAACGAAATCATTTGCAGCCCCAGTTAATTTAAATTTACCTAGGAAAGCTACTAAATGAAGACCCGCATTGATTCCATTATTAGGTTCCATTGCATGAGCAGATTTTCCAACCATGTTAATTTTGACTGTTTTACCATTTTCTTCTAACGTACCTTCTACCGGATGGTTAGCTAAGAAGGTTTTGAAAGTGGTTGTTAATTTATCAAAGTCTTTCACGTTTTCGATGATGGCACTGGCATGATCTGGTACCATGTTGTAACGTTCACCAGACTCAAAGCTTAGTAAGCGGAATGCTGCTTCTCCGCTTGCTTCTCCGTCTTTAAAAGATACATCTAATTCAGAAATACCTTTTTCCGCATGGATAATAGGGAATTCGGCATCTGGAACAAAACCTAGAGTTGGTTGTTCTTCTGTTTCGAAATAACGTTCTACACAGCTCATACCGCTTTCTTCATCAGAACCAACGATGATTCTAATACGACGAGAAAGTGGTAAGCCTAACTCTTTAATGATTTTTAGTGCGTAGTAACCTGCAATAGTTGGGCCTTTATCATCCGCAACTCCGCGAGCATATAGTTTCCCATCGCGCAAAGTCGGCTCAAATGGTCCATCAGTCCAGCCATCACCAACTGGCACAACATCAACATGTCCTAATACGCCAACTAATTCTTCTCCTTGACCATATTCAAGATGTCCAGCTACATTGCCGACCTCTTTTGCAGTAAAACCATCTTTTTTACCCAGCTCAATCATATAATCGAGTGCACGTTTAACATCCGGTCCGAACGGTGCATCTTCGGTTTTTTTGCTGTCATCGCGTACACTTGGAATGCGAAGTAACCCTTTTAAATCTTCTAGGAAATCGTCTTTACGTGATTCCACTTCTTTTTGCCAATTAATTTCTGTCATCAATATTCCCTCCTTCAAACTTATCTTCTCTATTGTAAACTGTTTTTACGTAGCTTGGAAGCCGGAACTATTTATTTTTTCATAAAACCTTTAATTGCTTCCATATCCCAGCGTTCCATGCGTGAGGCAAAAACAATATCCATCACTTGTAAACTTTCTTTTTCAAGTGGCAAAAAGCGATATCCCTCGTGTTCTTCTGATAACTCAATATCGCCGACTTCCGGCATTTCGACTAAATAAATAACTCCGGTGATTTGGTATTCCTCATGAAAAAACTCCCACGTATCATACAAAATAAACGGTTGGACTTGTAATTTGGTTTCTTCATAAACTTCTCTAAATAACGCTTCCCCGTGTGTTTCACCATAATTCATCCGACCACCCGGAAGTTCAAAAACATCTCCTTCTACGCCTCTCTTTTTAAGTGCGAGAAATTTTCCGTCTTTTACGATGACTGCTTTTACGGCAGGATATATAGGTTTCATTTTACAAAAGCCTCCTTATCATTTAAGATAAACATGATTTACCTGTTCTTTATTTTACCCGGTTCGGTAGATAAAAGCCAGTGTCATAAGGAGGTTTCACAAAAGTGAAGAAGATTACACCAAAAGCAATGTGCGCTTGGATTCCTAAACGTGAAGATGAAACGCACAAGGGAGATTATGGTCGCGTGTTAATTGTCGCTGGTAATAAGCAATTTGGCGGTGCTGCAATCATGGCAGCAGAAGCTTGTGTCAAAAGTGGAGCTGGCTTAACAACGGTTGCCTCAGATAGCGTTAACCGACCTGCACTTCAAACTCGCATTCCAGAATGTATGTTTATTGATTATGAAAACATTACCAGCTTAACAGAACAAATCAGTCAGTTTGATACGATTTTAATCGGTCCTGGACTTGGTTTAGATACGAATGCGGAAGAACTTTTCCGATTGGTATTACAAAACGCTACCGAAAAGCAGCAAATAATTATTGATGGAGATGGCATTACTATTTATGCCAAAGGAAAAATCCCCCATCCTCCAGCAAGTTTAACTTTCACCCCTCACGCCGGGGAATGGGAGCGGCTCAAAGCACTAGCTCCTGGAGCAGAAACGGCAACAGAAATCGCCATGACTTTGGATGCTACGCTTGTACTAAAAGGTCATCGTACAAAAGTATATGCTGGCGAATCGGCTTGGCAAAACATTTATGGTACCCCCGCAATGGCAACTGGCGGAATGGGCGATACACTCGCAGGAACAATTTGTGGGTTAATGGCACAAACAGAGAAACCAATTATTGGAACGCTTGCCGCTGTTTTCCTTCATAGCTACATCGGAGAAATCCTTGCAAAGAAAAGATATGTCGTTCTTCCAACTGAAATCGCCGAAGAATTACCAACTTATTTGAAAATTTTCAGTGAAACAGATGAACATGCCTAATTAAAATAAGCAGCTCCCTTTTTGAGGAGGCTGCTTATTTTTTATACTGTTTTTTTAAATCTAGTTGCCCATAATGCTAGTTTTTCGCCCCAAATGAAGTAACATCCTACCGAGCAAAATACAACTGCATTGCCGATTAAGAAACCAGCTACCACATCGCTTGGGAAATGTACACCTAAATAAACGCGAGAATACATCACAAAAAGTACAACCGAAAGTGCTAAAATCGGAATCATAATCCGCAACCATCTTTTACTCACATAAAGAATAAGGAAAAAAGCAAGCATTCCGTAAAAAACAGTGGAACCTGTTGCATGTCCGCTTGGGAAACTAAATCCCCCTTGTTCGATTAGCTTAAAAGTTGGTCTTGGACGTTGAACAATATTTTTAATAATAGATGGAATCAACGCGCCACCAATCAATACTGTTCCACCAAACCAAATTGCAATATCAACTTTCCTCATAAATAGTAAGGCAATAATAACTACCACGGTTAAAATACAAATTGTTGCTACGCCGCCAATATCTGTTAAGTAAGAAATAATCGTTGTTTTTGTATCCGTGATCCCTACTCGAATCACGCTATTCCAATAATTATCGAAGGTTTGCACCCATTTTGCCTCAGTCATAACTCCAGCCATAAAAAAGATAAAGCCAAGAAGACCAACGCCGCTAATAATAAATGGTGTTTTTTTCATAAAATCCTCCTAGCGAATTCTTAGTTTTTGCCGCAATCTCATTCCACGTGGTCCAAATAATTTATCAGACAGATGTAATTTGAATGCCATATAGCCATAAAAAACCGCCCCAATTCCGCCACAAATCGCTGTCAGCAGGAACGCAGACATTTTGTGATTCGGACTAATAAAGTTAGCTAGTCCCATATAAAGTCCGATAACTACCACGCCCATTACCGCAGTCATCCCAAAAAACAATACCGTTCGCCGTAAAATGACTTTGAACGAAAAACGAACATATTTTTTAATAATAATTAACATGAAAATACAAGATACCGCATAACCAGCTCCTGTTGCAAGAATCGAGCCTTTTGCTTCAAACAACATAATTAGTGGCATTTGTAAAACCGATTTTGTAAGCAAGCCAAGTAATAAACCAAGCACGGTGAAGCGTTGTTCATCAATCCCTTGTAGCACAGCCGCCGATACGCTAAATAGCGAAAATAAAACCGCAATTGGCGCAAATAATTGCAGTAGCTCTGTTCCATCATTACTAGGTGAGAAAAACACCGTGAACAGCGGTCTTGCAAGCATGGCAATCCCAAAACAAGCTGGTATTGTAAGGAATAATAAAATTTGAAAGACATCATTTAGTTGGCGTTTTACTTGCGCATATTCTCGTCTTACGTAAGCACCGGTCACTAGTGGAACTAACGCCATCGAAAAAGCAATTGCGAGCGTACCTGGAATCATAATCAATTTTTGCACATCAAAGTTAATTATTGCCACATAAGAATTGACCATTTCCGGCGTTATACCAATATATCCCAGTACTCGTCCTAATGTAAATTGGTCAATTAATTGATAAAGTGACGTAGCCGAACCAACAATAATAAAAGGAATAGCAGATAAAATAATATCTTTATAAAGCGTTGGAATAGAAATATTTACTGTTCCGCGATCCTCTAAAAGCATTCGGTCAAGCCCCGGTTTTCGTTTGTAAAAATACCATAGCAATAGAATTAAACTTGCAAACGCGCCCACAAACGCAGAAAACGTTGCAACACTGACTGCAGTAACTACATTGCCGTCAAGCATATACATAACAATAAATGTTCCTGAAAGCAAGAACATAATCCGTACAACTTGCTCTAAAACCTGAGACACAGCAGACGGTCCCATTGAATTGTACCCTTGGAAAAAGCCTCGAAGCAAGCTCATTACCGGAATAATAAGTAAGGCAAAACTTACCGCTCGAATGACCTTAATCCCATCTTCTAAACTATATCCGCCTTCCAGTTGTTGCATTTTAGCAAGTGTTGGCGCAAGACCATACATCGCTAAGAAACAAACAATCCCAGAGAAAATCATTAAGTAAACACCAGTTCTAAACAAACGTCGACCTACCGCATATTCTTCCATGGCATTGTATTTTGCTATATATTTCGCAACAGCAAGCGGTATCCCCGCAGTTGCAACACTTAAGAATAATTGATACGGAACATAACCGAAATTATACAGAAGCGCTGGTTCATCTCCTCCAATAATCGCATAAAACGGAATCACGTACAATATTCCGAGCACTTTAGAGATTAATGTCCCAAGCGTCAGAATAAAAGTTCCTCTGAGCAGTTTTGAACCCATCGTCTAACTTCCTTTACATTAAATTATACATCCTTGTTTACTTTACCATTATCTGTTTTAAAAAAAAAGAACAAACCTAAATAAATATTGGCTTGTTCTCTACAAAATGTTTAATTCAAATGAAGTTTTTGACGAATTTTTTGCATCCGATCACCAAGAATATAGTCTAACAAACCAGTTTTCGCAGCTAAAAAGGCGTAAACATAAACCCCAACTGCGGCCGATATCATCACCATAATTAGCGCAGAAAATCTTGCTTCTGGATTTAAAAACAACGCCAAACCATGATAAACAATCCAAACTGATCCAAGCATTACAAGGCTCATTGAAAGAATAAGCACCAAACGACGCACGATATATTTAAAAGAATAATTCGCATATTTTTTAATGATACAAATAGTAAATGCGACCGAAACAATATATCCTAGACCCGTTGCGAGCGCGCCACCTTTTGCTCCAAGTAATAAAATAAGCGGCATTTGCAACACCGATTTTGTTAGTAAACCAAGTAACAAACTAAGTACCGTGTAGCGCTGTTCATCAATCCCCTGCAGAATGGCAGCCGTAACACTAAATAAGGAGAAGAAAATCGCAAATGGTGCAAAGAAACTAAGTAACATCGCACCGTCCGCATTGTGACCATAAAATATTGTGTAAAGCGGATCTGCAAGTAGCGCAATCCCTAAACATGCTGGAACGACAAGGAAGAGCAACACTTGGAAAACCGCTGTTAAATAATGATGAACTTCTCGCATTTTCCCTTTTTGAAACGAGGCTGCTACTAAAGGAACTAATGTCATTGAAAACGCCAGCGCTAACGTCCCCGGAATCATGATGATTTTTTGAACAGAAAAGTTAAAAATGGATAGTAAATCTTCAGCTGCTTTCCCAGACATGCCATCGTAAGTCAGCACCCGTGCAAATGTAAATAAATCAATTTGCTGATAAAGCGACATCGCCATTCCGACAATAATAAATGGAACCGCTGAGATCGAGATTTCTTTGAGTAAATGAAACGTGGAAACCTGCAAGCGATTATCGCTCGTAGCAATCATTTTTTGAATACCAGGTCGACGTTTTCGATAATACCAAATGAGACAAATCAAACTAAAAAATGCACCGATAAAGGCAGCAAATGTCGCTAAACTCATTGCTGTTACAAGTGTACCACCAATGACATGAAGCACAATGTATGTACTAGCCAGTAAAAATACAATTCTCGCTACCTGTTCAATCACCTGGGAAACAGCAGAAGGTCCCATCGAATGGAAACCTTGAAAATAGCCACGAAGCAAGCTCATTACTGGAATAATCAACAGCGCAAAACTTACCGCTTGAATAACACTCGTGATATCCTCAATACTTGTTCCACCGCTTACCTCTTGCATCCTCGCTAAAACTGGCGCAAAAATATACATAATTAAAAAACTAGCAATTCCTGTAAAAATCATTAAATAAGTACTTGATTTATACAATCTTTGACTTAGTGCATATTCATTAAGTGAATTATATTTTGAAATGTACTTGGCTACTGCTAGCGGAACACCTGCTGTCGCGATATTTAAGAAAATTTGATAAGGGACATAACCATATTGATAGAGAATGGTTGCTTCTTCCCCGCCCGCAATCCAATAAAA from the Listeria seeligeri serovar 1/2b str. SLCC3954 genome contains:
- a CDS encoding MarR family winged helix-turn-helix transcriptional regulator — encoded protein: MEEKLVKEVIFSFREVQRKTHHVLAEEAAKREITTTQLLAIRELQHESELTLGELAERMKLGKSTVSGIVDRLVKAGFLERTRNESNRRALSLALTEKGATKAAETYHVFFNRLEPILEIEEERLREMLEIHQEIITILEREGARD
- the dat gene encoding D-amino-acid transaminase produces the protein MKVLVNNHLVEREDATVDVEDRGYQFGDGVYEVVRLYNGQFFTYEEHIERLYASAAKIDLVIPYSKEELRELIDKLVAENNIHTGNVYLQVTRGVQNPRNHVIPDDFPLEGVLTAAAREVPRNEKQFIEGGTAITEEDVRWLRCDIKSLSLLGNIMAKNKAHQQNALEAILHRGEQVTECSASNVSIIKDGVLWTHAADNLILNGITRQVILDVARKNGIPVREADFTLTDLREADEVFISSTTIEITPITHIDGVQVGDGKRGPITAKLHSYFVEEIVRSCGELALAK
- the pepV gene encoding dipeptidase PepV, whose amino-acid sequence is MTEINWQKEVESRKDDFLEDLKGLLRIPSVRDDSKKTEDAPFGPDVKRALDYMIELGKKDGFTAKEVGNVAGHLEYGQGEELVGVLGHVDVVPVGDGWTDGPFEPTLRDGKLYARGVADDKGPTIAGYYALKIIKELGLPLSRRIRIIVGSDEESGMSCVERYFETEEQPTLGFVPDAEFPIIHAEKGISELDVSFKDGEASGEAAFRLLSFESGERYNMVPDHASAIIENVKDFDKLTTTFKTFLANHPVEGTLEENGKTVKINMVGKSAHAMEPNNGINAGLHLVAFLGKFKLTGAANDFVTFGRDYLFGDSRAVKLGIGYEDKESGELTMNVGVIRYDVAEGGKFGLNFRYPVTANMDKLKNKMQTVVYEYNAQYTHYSDSKPLFVPKDHPLIQTLQEVYTKQTGEEATLLAIGGGTYARHMETGVAFGALFPGREDTMHQKDEFSYFDDLLKATAIYAEALYKLAK
- a CDS encoding NUDIX hydrolase, whose amino-acid sequence is MKPIYPAVKAVIVKDGKFLALKKRGVEGDVFELPGGRMNYGETHGEALFREVYEETKLQVQPFILYDTWEFFHEEYQITGVIYLVEMPEVGDIELSEEHEGYRFLPLEKESLQVMDIVFASRMERWDMEAIKGFMKK
- a CDS encoding NAD(P)H-hydrate dehydratase, which encodes MKKITPKAMCAWIPKREDETHKGDYGRVLIVAGNKQFGGAAIMAAEACVKSGAGLTTVASDSVNRPALQTRIPECMFIDYENITSLTEQISQFDTILIGPGLGLDTNAEELFRLVLQNATEKQQIIIDGDGITIYAKGKIPHPPASLTFTPHAGEWERLKALAPGAETATEIAMTLDATLVLKGHRTKVYAGESAWQNIYGTPAMATGGMGDTLAGTICGLMAQTEKPIIGTLAAVFLHSYIGEILAKKRYVVLPTEIAEELPTYLKIFSETDEHA
- a CDS encoding phosphatase PAP2 family protein, yielding MKKTPFIISGVGLLGFIFFMAGVMTEAKWVQTFDNYWNSVIRVGITDTKTTIISYLTDIGGVATICILTVVVIIALLFMRKVDIAIWFGGTVLIGGALIPSIIKNIVQRPRPTFKLIEQGGFSFPSGHATGSTVFYGMLAFFLILYVSKRWLRIMIPILALSVVLFVMYSRVYLGVHFPSDVVAGFLIGNAVVFCSVGCYFIWGEKLALWATRFKKTV
- a CDS encoding putative polysaccharide biosynthesis protein; the encoded protein is MGSKLLRGTFILTLGTLISKVLGILYVIPFYAIIGGDEPALLYNFGYVPYQLFLSVATAGIPLAVAKYIAKYNAMEEYAVGRRLFRTGVYLMIFSGIVCFLAMYGLAPTLAKMQQLEGGYSLEDGIKVIRAVSFALLIIPVMSLLRGFFQGYNSMGPSAVSQVLEQVVRIMFLLSGTFIVMYMLDGNVVTAVSVATFSAFVGAFASLILLLWYFYKRKPGLDRMLLEDRGTVNISIPTLYKDIILSAIPFIIVGSATSLYQLIDQFTLGRVLGYIGITPEMVNSYVAIINFDVQKLIMIPGTLAIAFSMALVPLVTGAYVRREYAQVKRQLNDVFQILLFLTIPACFGIAMLARPLFTVFFSPSNDGTELLQLFAPIAVLFSLFSVSAAVLQGIDEQRFTVLGLLLGLLTKSVLQMPLIMLFEAKGSILATGAGYAVSCIFMLIIIKKYVRFSFKVILRRTVLFFGMTAVMGVVVIGLYMGLANFISPNHKMSAFLLTAICGGIGAVFYGYMAFKLHLSDKLFGPRGMRLRQKLRIR
- a CDS encoding putative polysaccharide biosynthesis protein translates to MSSKLMRGTAVLTAGTLLSKILGILYVIPFYWIAGGEEATILYQYGYVPYQIFLNIATAGVPLAVAKYISKYNSLNEYALSQRLYKSSTYLMIFTGIASFLIMYIFAPVLARMQEVSGGTSIEDITSVIQAVSFALLIIPVMSLLRGYFQGFHSMGPSAVSQVIEQVARIVFLLASTYIVLHVIGGTLVTAMSLATFAAFIGAFFSLICLIWYYRKRRPGIQKMIATSDNRLQVSTFHLLKEISISAVPFIIVGMAMSLYQQIDLFTFARVLTYDGMSGKAAEDLLSIFNFSVQKIIMIPGTLALAFSMTLVPLVAASFQKGKMREVHHYLTAVFQVLLFLVVPACLGIALLADPLYTIFYGHNADGAMLLSFFAPFAIFFSLFSVTAAILQGIDEQRYTVLSLLLGLLTKSVLQMPLILLLGAKGGALATGLGYIVSVAFTICIIKKYANYSFKYIVRRLVLILSMSLVMLGSVWIVYHGLALFLNPEARFSALIMVMISAAVGVYVYAFLAAKTGLLDYILGDRMQKIRQKLHLN